The following coding sequences are from one Kosakonia sp. H02 window:
- a CDS encoding LysR family transcriptional regulator, translating to MFVTKALKVFITLYQEKNLKSAADRLCLTVPPVARMLKLTEEWLGEQLFISERNRLIPTQVADCVYQQLYTHYCALEQFNGKHKASFRISSPHAGRSIMANLLALCPKKLTERISVRYAGSMHPADDIFISLYPCVQLPRFEMHRTDMVLELQCVESVWEHWRDIPVLSEQSLERLPQFKRVMEELSKCGHNGSTRRVDNSVWLNDAFEHGEGLYFRRPQNGTGGYRALPFVIHLPLYIYINGVKKDAQHERFITNLKNETL from the coding sequence ATGTTTGTAACGAAAGCGCTGAAAGTGTTTATCACTCTGTATCAAGAAAAAAACCTGAAGTCGGCAGCTGACAGGCTATGCCTAACGGTACCACCGGTCGCAAGAATGCTGAAACTTACGGAAGAGTGGCTTGGTGAGCAGTTGTTTATCAGCGAGCGTAATCGCCTTATTCCCACTCAAGTAGCAGATTGTGTTTATCAGCAACTTTACACGCATTACTGCGCTCTGGAGCAGTTTAATGGTAAACATAAAGCTTCGTTCCGGATCTCTTCTCCTCATGCGGGCAGATCAATTATGGCTAATTTGCTCGCGCTCTGTCCGAAAAAACTCACTGAACGGATCAGCGTTAGATATGCAGGCAGCATGCATCCAGCTGATGATATTTTTATAAGCCTGTACCCATGCGTACAGCTACCACGGTTTGAAATGCACCGGACAGATATGGTGCTGGAGCTTCAATGTGTCGAATCCGTTTGGGAACATTGGCGGGACATTCCAGTCCTGAGCGAACAAAGCCTCGAACGACTACCACAGTTCAAGCGCGTCATGGAGGAGTTGTCCAAATGTGGACATAATGGAAGTACACGAAGAGTGGATAATTCAGTATGGCTTAATGATGCATTTGAACATGGCGAAGGGCTTTATTTCCGACGTCCGCAGAATGGAACCGGGGGCTACAGGGCTCTGCCCTTTGTTATTCATTTACCATTATATATTTATATCAATGGCGTAAAAAAAGATGCTCAGCATGAAAGATTTATAACAAATTTAAAGAATGAAACACTTTAA
- a CDS encoding cupin domain-containing protein produces the protein MRKSSRLLISLKLVIISVISFFSEAQANNNQDGIIIEKLSETAKSWDGVTYNRYPEGETQLTTLKITIPPYTSLSWHEHPIPNVAYVLRGRLTVEKKDTGQKMSLSTGQVLPEMVNSAHRGYTGKEGTTLIVFYAGARGIPLSKPAD, from the coding sequence ATGCGTAAATCAAGCCGGTTACTTATTTCTTTAAAGCTCGTCATTATTTCTGTAATATCTTTTTTTAGCGAAGCTCAAGCTAATAATAATCAGGATGGGATTATTATTGAAAAACTAAGCGAAACAGCAAAATCATGGGACGGTGTAACTTATAATCGATACCCTGAGGGCGAAACTCAGCTAACAACCCTGAAAATTACTATACCTCCCTATACCAGCCTTTCGTGGCATGAACATCCGATACCTAATGTTGCTTATGTATTACGCGGCAGGCTCACAGTGGAAAAAAAGGATACCGGACAAAAAATGAGTTTAAGCACTGGTCAAGTATTGCCTGAAATGGTTAATAGCGCACATCGCGGCTATACCGGCAAAGAAGGAACAACCTTAATCGTATTTTATGCAGGAGCAAGGGGAATTCCATTATCTAAACCAGCAGATTAA
- a CDS encoding alpha/beta fold hydrolase → MDYKTSDGIALTFQKPEGKGKFAVIILCHGFCGIREILLPDFAEAFNKAGFSTITFDYLGFGDSDGERGRIEPEKQIKDILSVLDWARKQPEIDENRIALWGTSFGGCHVFGAAVNNPFVKCIVSQLAFADGEEIVTSNMTDSEKDNFITSLNSMHEKKKNTGKEIFVGVNRILNDPDSRHFFDENKINHPELNIKIPFLTVRNTLLYKPAINAEKVTCPTLVIAAGKDIVNPPEQGQALFNAVKADKKSFYIEENARHYDMYAGEYFARVSKLQIDWFRTHLLQ, encoded by the coding sequence ATGGATTATAAAACTTCCGACGGTATTGCCCTAACCTTTCAAAAACCAGAGGGCAAAGGTAAATTTGCGGTGATTATTCTCTGCCATGGCTTTTGTGGCATTCGGGAAATTCTGTTGCCAGACTTTGCCGAGGCCTTTAATAAAGCTGGTTTTTCAACTATAACTTTTGATTATTTAGGTTTTGGTGACAGTGATGGAGAGCGAGGCCGAATTGAACCTGAGAAACAAATTAAAGATATTCTTTCTGTTCTGGATTGGGCGAGAAAACAACCTGAGATAGATGAAAATAGAATTGCTCTTTGGGGGACTTCGTTTGGTGGTTGCCATGTTTTTGGCGCTGCTGTAAATAATCCTTTTGTTAAATGTATTGTCAGTCAACTTGCGTTCGCTGATGGCGAAGAGATTGTTACAAGCAATATGACTGACAGTGAAAAAGACAATTTCATTACTAGTCTAAATAGTATGCACGAAAAAAAGAAAAACACAGGGAAAGAGATTTTCGTAGGTGTGAACCGGATCTTAAATGATCCTGACTCCAGGCATTTCTTCGATGAAAATAAAATCAATCATCCTGAATTGAATATAAAAATACCCTTTTTGACTGTTAGAAACACATTACTTTATAAACCGGCGATTAACGCCGAAAAAGTAACTTGTCCAACTTTAGTCATTGCTGCTGGCAAAGATATCGTTAACCCGCCTGAACAAGGACAAGCTTTGTTTAATGCTGTAAAGGCTGATAAGAAAAGTTTTTATATTGAAGAAAATGCAAGACATTATGATATGTATGCTGGCGAATACTTTGCCAGAGTCAGCAAGTTGCAAATTGATTGGTTTAGAACTCACTTATTACAATAA
- the iraM gene encoding anti-adapter protein IraM has product MEWLVINTIVCPFSGTAFSAVQAVRNLKLIIWYSAEELLDPGDVFHPFSNLLIVNKKPRKIVIYSVQAFNNNRWYQLKNSLGCPKNNDKGNELCKIKSLCRFRLCPYEKEMNIVYH; this is encoded by the coding sequence ATGGAGTGGTTAGTCATTAACACTATTGTATGTCCTTTTTCTGGAACTGCTTTTTCAGCGGTACAGGCGGTAAGAAACTTAAAATTAATAATATGGTATTCTGCCGAAGAATTATTAGACCCCGGAGATGTATTTCATCCTTTTAGTAACTTACTTATTGTTAATAAGAAGCCGAGGAAAATTGTAATCTATAGCGTGCAAGCATTTAATAATAATCGATGGTATCAATTGAAAAATAGCTTAGGTTGCCCAAAGAATAATGATAAAGGCAATGAGTTATGTAAAATTAAGTCCCTTTGTCGTTTCAGGCTATGCCCTTATGAAAAAGAAATGAATATAGTTTACCATTAA
- a CDS encoding flavin reductase family protein, with product MYFYEPAKGHGLPHDPLNAIIGPRPIGWIASQDSQGQRNLAPYSFFNCFNYRPPIIGFASSGWKDSVQNITETKEFVWNLTTRELAVRMNETSASLAHGEDEFLRAGLTPAASRIVSAPRVAESPVNFECRLSQCIQLTAADGTPVDTWLVLGEVVAVHIDESLLEDGVYQTAKAQPVLRAGGPTAYYGISDELRFDLIRPDNR from the coding sequence ATGTATTTTTATGAACCCGCAAAGGGACATGGGCTGCCGCACGACCCGCTGAATGCCATTATTGGCCCGCGCCCGATCGGCTGGATTGCCTCGCAGGATAGCCAGGGTCAGCGCAACCTTGCGCCATACAGCTTTTTTAACTGCTTTAACTATCGCCCGCCGATTATCGGGTTCGCCAGCAGCGGCTGGAAAGACAGTGTGCAAAATATCACCGAAACCAAAGAGTTTGTCTGGAACCTGACCACCCGCGAACTGGCAGTGCGGATGAATGAGACCTCCGCGTCGCTGGCGCACGGTGAGGATGAGTTTCTGCGCGCAGGTCTGACCCCCGCAGCAAGCCGTATTGTTAGCGCGCCGCGCGTGGCCGAAAGCCCGGTTAACTTCGAGTGCCGCCTTTCGCAGTGTATTCAGCTCACCGCCGCCGATGGTACGCCGGTGGACACATGGCTGGTGCTGGGAGAAGTGGTGGCGGTACATATCGACGAATCGCTGCTGGAAGACGGTGTTTATCAGACCGCGAAAGCGCAGCCAGTGTTACGCGCAGGCGGGCCAACGGCCTATTACGGCATCAGCGATGAATTACGCTTTGATTTGATCCGCCCGGATAACCGTTAA
- the rlmF gene encoding 23S rRNA (adenine(1618)-N(6))-methyltransferase RlmF, translating to MNAQKPGLHPRNRHHSRYDLDALCAVNPSLRAFITTNPNGEETINFADPLAVKALNKALLAHFYGVREWDIPDGFLCPPVPGRADYVHHLADVLAESHDGQIPTQASVLDIGIGANCIYPLIGAHEYGWRFTGSEVNADAFASAQAIIAANPGLSRAVRLRRQKDPAAILTGIIHKNESYDAVICNPPFHDSAQSAQAGSERKRRNLGQSVQDAANFGGQQQELWCEGGEVAFIKTMIAESKQFAHQVLWFTSLVSRGDNLPELYRALTQVGAVKVQKKEMAQGQKQSRFIAWTFLDEAQRKRWAQTRFKG from the coding sequence ATGAATGCCCAGAAGCCGGGTTTGCACCCGCGTAACCGCCACCACAGCCGCTACGATCTCGACGCCCTGTGCGCCGTTAACCCGTCGTTGCGCGCCTTTATCACCACCAACCCGAATGGCGAAGAGACGATCAATTTTGCCGATCCATTGGCGGTGAAAGCGTTAAACAAAGCGCTGCTGGCGCATTTCTATGGCGTACGTGAATGGGATATCCCGGACGGCTTTCTCTGCCCGCCGGTGCCAGGCCGCGCGGATTATGTCCACCATCTCGCCGATGTGCTGGCCGAAAGCCATGACGGCCAGATCCCAACACAGGCCAGCGTGCTGGATATCGGCATCGGCGCAAACTGCATCTATCCGCTGATTGGCGCGCATGAATATGGCTGGCGCTTTACCGGCAGCGAAGTCAATGCCGACGCTTTTGCCAGCGCACAGGCAATCATTGCCGCCAATCCAGGACTGAGTCGCGCGGTGCGCCTGCGTCGGCAAAAAGATCCGGCGGCAATCCTCACCGGCATCATCCATAAAAACGAGTCTTATGACGCCGTTATCTGCAACCCGCCCTTTCATGATTCGGCGCAAAGCGCGCAGGCAGGCAGCGAGCGCAAACGCCGCAATTTAGGCCAGTCGGTACAGGACGCAGCCAACTTTGGCGGGCAGCAACAGGAGTTGTGGTGCGAAGGCGGCGAAGTGGCATTTATCAAAACGATGATTGCTGAAAGCAAACAGTTTGCCCACCAGGTGCTGTGGTTCACTTCGCTGGTCTCTCGCGGCGATAATCTGCCGGAACTTTATCGCGCCCTGACACAAGTGGGCGCAGTGAAAGTGCAAAAAAAAGAGATGGCCCAGGGGCAAAAACAGAGCCGCTTTATTGCCTGGACATTTCTTGATGAAGCCCAGC